The Tenrec ecaudatus isolate mTenEca1 chromosome 9, mTenEca1.hap1, whole genome shotgun sequence genome window below encodes:
- the LYSMD4 gene encoding lysM and putative peptidoglycan-binding domain-containing protein 4, producing the protein MRQKEVHTSFQGPVVVCRTPSSHLYKFTDGNGDSGDSSEEESQHMALRPRGQEHHKDCSRQPGAPEVVLLQRELAQEDSLNKLALQYGCKVADIKKVNNFIREQDLYALKSIKIPVKNHGVLTEMHEELKPLPNSPSETKVTFVELPDPDGAPIGSRDHSSQLMEFFKGIDQNLESAVQSEIFLHENYCETSSQLLLPATQKTPTNGADCGIQWWNAVFIMLLIGIVLPVFYLVYFKIQAIGKSPSILNTTAVPNGSLVSGAIPERAPKLALSVPARHFSQTTHAGS; encoded by the exons ATGAGGCAGAAGGAAGTGCACACGTCCTTCCAAGGCCCGGTTGTTGTGTGTAGGACTCCGAGCAGTCACCTTTACAAGTTTACTGATGGCAACGGGGACTCGGGGGACTCCTCTGAGGAAGAGTCACAGCACATGGCTCTGCGACCCCGGGGCCAGGAACATCACAAGGACTGCAGTCGCCAGCCTGGAGCCCCTGAAGTGGTGCTGCTACAGCGCGAGCTGGCCCAGGAGGACAGTCTCAACAAGCTGGCTCTGCAATATGGCTGTAAA GTGGCAGATATCAAGAAAGTCAACAACTTCATCCGAGAACAAGACTTATATGCTTTAAAATCCATCAAGATTCCAGTGAAAAACCATGGTGTCCTAACAGAGATGCACGAAGAGCTAAAACCCCTTCCAAACTCGCCCTCAGAGACCAAAGTGACCTTCGTGGAGTTGCCCGATCCGGATGGAGCACCTATAGGCAGTAGGGATCACTCAAGCCAGCTGATGGAGTTCTTTAAGGGAATTGACCAGAATCTTGAGAGTGCAGTGCAGTCTGAAATCTTTCTACACGAAAATTACTGCGAGACCTCCAGTCAGCTGCTCCTGCCTGCTACTCAGAAGACACCAACAAATGGTGCAGACTGTGGAATTCAGTGGTGGAATGCTGTCTTCATCATGCTTCTGATTGGGATTGTTTTGCCAGTATTTTACTTGGTCTATTTTAAAATCCAAGCTATTGGCAAGTCTCCTAGTATCTTGAACACAACGGCTGTCCCTAATGGTTCCTTAGTATCAGGTGCAATTCCAGAGAGAGCTCCTAAATTAGCACTGTCCGTGCCAGCTAGACATTTCAGTCAGACCACCCATGCAGGGAGCTAA